The Synergistaceae bacterium sequence CTAACGACGAGGGCGGCATAATCTGGAACGACCCGACAATAGCTATCACTTGGCCGGATGTTGGCGTTCCGCTGACTCTGTCGGACAAGGACAAGGTTTTGCCGTCATTCAAGGAGGCAGTGTTACCGTGAAGATAATCGTAACAGGAGGAGCAGGGTTTATCGGGAGCAATTTTATTTTCCACATGCTGGAGGCTCACCCTGAAGACAGAATAATATGCATCGACAAGCTGACTTACGCGGGCAACATCAACACCCTCAAGGACGTAATAGAGCAGGACAGAATATCGTTCTTCCGTCTGGACATCTGCGACAGAGAGAGAATCTACAGCCTGTTTGAGCGTGAACATCCTGATGTTGTCGTGAACTTTGCGGCAGAGTCCCACGTTGACCGCTCAATCAATGACCCGGGAATCTTCCTGTTCACCAACACTCTGGGGACTGGTGTCCTGCTTGATGCGTGCGTGAAGTTCGGGATAAAGCGTTACCATCAGGTGAGCACGGACGAGGTTTACGGGGACTTGCCGCTTGATCGGCCGGATATGTTCTTCACGGAGACATCGCCGATACGTACATCATCGCCGTATTCCGCGTCGAAGGCTGGGGCTGATATGCTGGTGCTCGCGTACCACAGAACTTACGGCCTTCCTGCTAGCATATCGAGGTGCTCGAACAACTACGGCCCTTACCATTTCCCCGAGAAGCTGATACCGTTAATGATAATCAACGCGCTTCACGACAAGCCGCTTCCAGTTTACGGCGAGGGCATCAACGTGAGGGACTGGCTTTACGTGGAGGATCACTGCCGGGCAATCGACGCGATAATCCACGATGAAGCGTCTGTCGGAGAGGTGTACAACATCGGCGGGCACAACGAGATGCGGAACATCGACATCGTGAAGCTGATTTGCCGCGAGCTGGGGAAGCCCGAGAGCCTGATACAGTTTGTTACGGACAGGAAGGGGCATGATTTGCGGTACGCGATTGACCCGACGAAGATATATTTACGTCTGGGCTGGAGGCCGGAGACACGCTTTGCGGACGGCATAAAGCGTACAATCCGCTGGTATCTGGACAACGGAGAGTGGTGGAGGCCTCTGCTTTGACCCCCGAAGAGAAACAGCAGGTGCAGAACATAATAATTGCGCGCACAAGGTTACTTTCCGAGAAGATAGCCCTGCAGGAAGACCAGATAGCCGGACTGACCGCAGAGCTTGCCGGCAAGGACGAGGAGCTTGCGGGTCTGCGGTCTCAGCTCGCAGAGTCTCAGGAACAGAATGCCGCGCTTCAGTCAGCACTTCAGGCCTTGAAGCTGCGTCCCGTCCCTGTATCTGCACCCGCACAGTCCCAGCCGGTTCCGGCCAAGACAGCGAAACCCAGCTACCTCGTCTCGCTCTTGCGGCAGCATTTCTCGCTGGATTCCTTCAAGGCGGGGCAGGAAGAGGTGATCGACGCGCTGTTGTCGGGGCGGGATGTCTTCTGCTCGATGCCGCGACATTACGGGATGAGCATATGCTTCCGTCTTCCGGCTCTGCTGATGCCCGGCCTTACCCTAATCATTACGAAGTCAGAGCCCGAAGGCCTTCCTCCTCAGCCGCACACGGAGTACCTGACCTCATCGATGACTCCGGCCAAGAAACGCGAACTCCTCCGAAAGCTCAAGAGCGGAACGAGCAAGCTGCTGTGTTCGACGCTGGAATTGTTGTCGTCCGACGAAATCTTCCCGTCCCTAAAGGCCGTAGACATCTCGCTGGCGATTATCCTCAGCGGAACAGAAACCCTAAAGGACTGCGAACAGTTCCTCGAGATGCTGAGCAAACGCCGAATCAGTCGGGGAGTCTTTGCGCAGGCAACGAGCCCCTTCGAACGTCAGGAGATATTCCGTCATCTTCGTTCGCCGCTAAGGGTAGTTACCGGCTGGAACAAACCGGAAGTGTCATTCAGGATTGTGCGCACGGAGGACAAGAGCCGTGAACTCGCGGAGATTCTGCGGCAGAAGGCCGGACGGCCGGGAGTGATTTACTGCACCTCGCCGGAGGCCGCCTTCAAGCTCAGCGAGACGCTCTCTGCTTCAGGGCTTCTCTCCGACGCAATCACTGTCCTTCCTGCTCGTCTGTACAGTGAGGTTCAGCGCAAGGACGTACGCTTCATCGTGCACTACGAACCGCCGGAGAATCTAGCGTCATACTCACAGCAGATTAACCCAGCAGGCCTCGACGGACAGAAGGCGGAATGCATAATCATTCTTTCACGGCAGGACTTCAGGGAGGCCGACAAGTCTATAGTGAGATTTTGCGAGGACACTGCTTCACTGCTTACGTATTTGGGGCAGGATGATTCTATGATTGCACCTGCACAGCCCGAAGAAACGGAGAGCTTCCTTCCCGAAGACTTCTCTGATTTCGACTTTGGGACAGCAAACGAGGCACAGAAGGAAGCCATAACCTGCACGAGCGGGCCTCTGCTGGTGCTCGCCGGGCCGGGAACGGGCAAGACCTACACGATAATTCAGCGGGCAGTGTTCCTCATCCAGAAGAAGCACGCCGCCCCTTCATCGATAATGCTGGCGACCTTCACCGACAAAGCCGCACAAGAACTCCGCACGCGCATAACGGAGGCACTCTCCGCACGTAACATCGCCGCAGACACCGGCGCAATGTTCATCGGGACGTTCCATGCGATTTGCGAACGCATACTGAAAGATTACGCAGACTTCACGGAATGGGGAAAGAACTTCAGGATTCTCGATGACTTCGGGCACGCGTATATCATCATGCAGAACCTTAAGCAGTTCGAGGCGATAGACGGTATTGACGGTGTATTCAGGAACGCTGGACGCTGGAAGAAGGC is a genomic window containing:
- the rfbB gene encoding dTDP-glucose 4,6-dehydratase; the encoded protein is MKIIVTGGAGFIGSNFIFHMLEAHPEDRIICIDKLTYAGNINTLKDVIEQDRISFFRLDICDRERIYSLFEREHPDVVVNFAAESHVDRSINDPGIFLFTNTLGTGVLLDACVKFGIKRYHQVSTDEVYGDLPLDRPDMFFTETSPIRTSSPYSASKAGADMLVLAYHRTYGLPASISRCSNNYGPYHFPEKLIPLMIINALHDKPLPVYGEGINVRDWLYVEDHCRAIDAIIHDEASVGEVYNIGGHNEMRNIDIVKLICRELGKPESLIQFVTDRKGHDLRYAIDPTKIYLRLGWRPETRFADGIKRTIRWYLDNGEWWRPLL